One window of the Chitinophaga niabensis genome contains the following:
- the rpiB gene encoding ribose 5-phosphate isomerase B: MELTFNLALPVAIGGDHAGFAYKEEVISYLEGKGVQVKDFGTDSPDSVDYPDFAHPVASAVESGAYAYGILICGSANGVAITANKHQGIRAAICWGDELARLARSHNNANILCIPAKFVDTATAEEMVDIFAETAFEGGRHENRVNKIACA; the protein is encoded by the coding sequence ATGGAACTAACTTTTAATCTTGCATTACCGGTGGCTATTGGAGGAGATCATGCGGGCTTTGCATATAAGGAAGAGGTGATCTCCTATCTGGAAGGGAAAGGCGTGCAGGTAAAAGATTTCGGCACGGACTCTCCTGATTCTGTGGATTATCCTGATTTTGCCCATCCGGTTGCGAGTGCAGTAGAAAGTGGTGCCTATGCATATGGCATCCTCATTTGCGGCAGTGCCAACGGTGTAGCTATTACGGCCAATAAACACCAGGGCATCCGCGCAGCTATTTGCTGGGGAGATGAACTGGCGCGCCTGGCCCGCAGTCATAACAACGCAAATATCCTCTGCATCCCCGCAAAGTTTGTAGATACTGCAACCGCAGAAGAAATGGTGGACATTTTTGCAGAAACCGCTTTTGAAGGTGGCCGTCACGAGAACAGGGTGAATAAGATCGCCTGCGCATAA
- the tatC gene encoding twin-arginine translocase subunit TatC yields the protein MLKKLFSSNEDKAEMSFFDHLEELRWHLVRSAFAIVIVSIFGFIFTDWILTNVIFGPTQPNFPTYSWMCKLSHALNMGDKLCLVPPEIKFQNTKMAGQITLQFKLAFILGLIGAFPYIIYEFWRFIRPALKDNEAKGSKGIIFWISLQFLLGIAFSYFLIAPFMINFLASYTVSSVIKNDFFIDDYFGLMSQIILGMGCLFEMPILVFFLTKLGLLTPDFMRTYRRHAIVVILILAAIITPPDVLDQLLVFVPLYLLYEISILISARTYKAKEKKEAEEWS from the coding sequence ATGTTAAAGAAGTTATTCTCGAGTAATGAGGACAAGGCAGAGATGTCGTTTTTTGATCACCTGGAAGAATTGCGCTGGCACCTGGTACGTTCAGCCTTCGCTATAGTGATCGTAAGTATCTTCGGTTTTATTTTTACGGACTGGATCCTCACGAATGTGATCTTCGGGCCTACACAACCTAACTTTCCCACTTACAGCTGGATGTGTAAACTGAGCCATGCTTTGAATATGGGAGATAAGTTGTGCCTGGTGCCACCGGAAATTAAATTCCAGAACACAAAGATGGCGGGTCAGATCACACTGCAATTCAAACTGGCATTTATACTGGGGCTGATAGGTGCATTCCCTTACATCATTTATGAGTTCTGGCGTTTTATCCGTCCCGCGCTGAAAGATAATGAGGCAAAGGGTTCCAAGGGCATCATCTTCTGGATCTCTCTACAGTTCCTCCTGGGTATTGCTTTCAGTTATTTCCTGATCGCTCCTTTCATGATCAACTTCCTGGCCAGCTATACTGTTTCATCTGTGATCAAAAATGACTTCTTCATTGATGATTATTTTGGGCTGATGAGCCAGATCATCCTGGGTATGGGCTGCCTGTTCGAGATGCCTATCCTTGTATTCTTCCTCACTAAACTTGGATTGCTCACACCTGATTTCATGCGTACTTACCGCCGTCATGCGATTGTGGTGATCCTCATACTGGCAGCGATCATTACCCCGCCGGATGTATTAGACCAATTACTGGTTTTCGTACCTTTGTATCTGCTGTATGAAATAAGTATTTTAATTTCAGCGAGAACCTACAAAGCGAAAGAAAAGAAAGAAGCAGAAGAGTGGTCTTAA
- a CDS encoding hemolysin family protein: MDIYTIALLVLVILVAGFFAGMETAFANVNRLSIELKRKQGRSTGKILSGFNEHPARFLATSLIGLTIAIVIYSMLVAGWLDSLWALVWTQNEMAQMVALSLFVEITVATLLVLFFGFFIPRSIFRSRPEALLGFFAHPISVLSKPLYIVGNMLESISEWILKYLFNVRITEGKSSFARVDVEYFIRQSQQHTGGDNQELNTELFENALSLVHVKIRGCLIPRKEIEALDISSTIEQARRKFMDTKLSKVIIYENNIDNILGYVHQLDMFKNPKDIRSVIHPILAVPETMSAIDLLGKFNKERRSIAWVVDEFGGTAGIVTIEDVLEEIFGDIKDEHDVEEFVEKQIAEKEYIFSGRLELDYLNEQYGFEFPEDESETLSGYIISHYETIPRLKERIIIDDYEFDILNVTDTRIEMVKMKILN; this comes from the coding sequence ATGGATATTTATACGATTGCTTTACTGGTTTTAGTGATCCTTGTTGCCGGGTTTTTCGCCGGCATGGAAACTGCTTTTGCCAATGTGAACAGGCTGAGTATAGAACTCAAGAGGAAACAGGGCCGTTCTACCGGGAAGATCCTTTCCGGGTTTAATGAACATCCTGCCCGTTTCCTGGCCACCAGCCTTATAGGGCTTACTATTGCTATTGTGATCTATAGCATGTTAGTAGCAGGCTGGCTGGATTCTTTGTGGGCTTTGGTATGGACGCAGAACGAAATGGCGCAGATGGTGGCACTTTCCCTGTTTGTGGAAATTACGGTAGCTACGCTGCTGGTGCTGTTCTTTGGGTTCTTTATCCCCCGCAGCATTTTCCGTTCCCGTCCGGAAGCTTTACTGGGCTTTTTTGCCCATCCCATTTCCGTATTGTCCAAACCACTGTATATAGTAGGGAATATGCTGGAGTCCATTTCCGAGTGGATCCTGAAATACCTTTTCAATGTGCGGATCACGGAGGGCAAGAGTTCTTTTGCGCGGGTGGACGTGGAATATTTTATCCGCCAGAGCCAGCAGCATACAGGCGGAGATAACCAGGAGCTGAATACGGAGCTTTTTGAAAATGCGCTGAGCCTTGTGCACGTAAAGATCCGCGGTTGCCTGATTCCCCGGAAAGAGATAGAGGCGCTGGACATCAGCAGTACCATAGAACAAGCCAGGCGCAAGTTTATGGATACCAAATTGTCCAAGGTGATCATCTACGAAAATAATATTGACAATATTCTCGGATATGTGCACCAGCTGGATATGTTTAAAAATCCTAAGGATATCCGTTCTGTGATCCATCCGATCCTGGCGGTGCCTGAAACCATGAGTGCAATAGACCTGCTTGGTAAGTTTAATAAAGAGCGCCGCAGCATTGCCTGGGTGGTAGATGAATTTGGCGGAACAGCAGGTATTGTTACAATAGAAGACGTGCTGGAAGAGATTTTCGGCGATATCAAGGATGAACATGACGTGGAAGAATTCGTGGAAAAACAGATCGCGGAAAAGGAGTACATCTTTTCAGGAAGGTTGGAACTGGATTACCTGAATGAGCAGTATGGCTTTGAGTTTCCGGAGGATGAAAGCGAAACGTTATCTGGTTATATCATCTCTCACTACGAAACTATACCAAGGCTGAAAGAGCGCATCATCATTGATGATTATGAGTTCGACATCCTGAATGTTACGGATACGCGGATTGAAATGGTGAAGATGAAAATCCTCAATTAG
- the gmk gene encoding guanylate kinase, with translation MGSHKIIIVTAPSGAGKTTIVKKLLSEMPELAFSISAATRAPRGDETHGKDYYFLTQEDFHQRIADHAFAEYEMVYAGKYYGTLKSELERIWGDGKYPLVDIDVKGALSIQEKYQGTALTIFIQPPSLDALRVRLSERGTETQASLDERLGKARYELSFAHQFDHIVVNEHLDKAYGEVKVLVENFLAD, from the coding sequence ATGGGATCACACAAAATCATCATTGTTACGGCACCTTCCGGAGCTGGTAAAACAACTATTGTGAAAAAGCTGCTCAGCGAAATGCCGGAGCTGGCTTTTTCCATTTCTGCTGCTACCCGCGCGCCGCGTGGAGATGAAACCCATGGAAAAGACTATTATTTTTTAACGCAGGAAGATTTTCATCAGCGCATAGCCGATCATGCTTTTGCGGAATACGAAATGGTATATGCCGGCAAGTATTATGGTACGCTGAAAAGCGAGCTGGAAAGGATCTGGGGAGATGGAAAATATCCCCTGGTGGATATAGATGTAAAAGGCGCGCTTTCCATTCAGGAGAAATACCAGGGAACTGCCCTCACGATATTTATTCAACCCCCTTCCCTGGATGCACTGCGTGTTCGCCTCAGTGAAAGAGGAACCGAAACCCAGGCTTCTTTGGACGAACGCCTTGGAAAAGCCCGGTATGAGTTGTCCTTTGCGCATCAATTTGACCATATTGTGGTCAATGAGCACCTGGATAAGGCATACGGGGAGGTAAAAGTGCTGGTAGAGAACTTTTTGGCCGATTAA